The region CCGTGAAGGTCGTGGCGGGGTGGGCCGGCAGCGGTTCGTGCGGCTGGTGGTTGTTGACGAACAGGAAGCCGGAGGTGCCGTCGCCGCGTACGGCCCAGCGCAGGGTGTCCCGGTCGGACTGGGAGGCGGGCTGCCGCTCGGGAAGGACGGACTCCATGGGGGCGATCAGGTCGCCGAAGTCGGCCAGCAGCAGGTGCTGGAGGCGCAGTGCGTGGTACGAGGGCCGGACCTGGCCGTACTCGCCCAGCGGCGCCTGGAAGTCGTAGGTGAGGACGGGCAGGTCGTTGGGGTAGCCGGTGGCGTGGGACTCCTGGAGGGCGGTGAGTTCACCGGCCGGGTTCGTGCCGCCGTGGAACATGTAGTAGCCCTGCCAGACCGAACCGCAGCCGATCTTGGTGAGGCCGAGTGCGCCGATGTCGTCGGGCTCGACGCGCGGCCTGCGATGGTAGGCGACGGCCACGCCGCCGCCGAGCTCGCAGGTGGCCCAGGGAAAGCGGTCCGTGAGCGCGGGGTCGCCGCCGCGTACGGTCGTTGGGCGCAGGTCGGCGCCGATGCCCTCGTCGTCGCGCTGATGGGTGAAGAAGAAGTGCTTGCGGCAGGTGTCCGGCCAGCCGCCGTCCGCCTCCGTCCAGAACGTCTCGGTGTAGCCGCCGTACAGCGGAAGCAGTTCGTCGGGCGGCAGTTGGACCCCGCCCCAGGCCGTGGACGTCCACAGCGGCGCGCGCAGACCCGCCTCCTGGGCCATCCGCTTCAGGGTGAGGAGGTGGCCGGGCCGGTCGTAGAGCTCGTTCTCGATCTGGATCGCGACGATCGGACCGTCGTGTGCCCGGTCGAGTCCGCGCAGCTGTTCCGCGATCGCCGTGAACCATCCGCGTACGGGTTCCAGATAGGCGGGGTCGTCCGTGCGGGGCGCGCGGGTGCGGGCGAGCAGCCAGTCCGGGAAGCCGCCGTTGCGGACCTCCGCGTGGCACCAGGGGCCGATGCGCGGGATGAAGTCCAGGCCGTGCCGGGCGCACAGCTCGGCGAAGCGCCGCAGGTCCCGGTCGCCGTCGAAGCGGACGCGGCCCTCGATCTCCTCGTGGTGGATCCAGACGACGTAACTGGCGACGACGGTGACCCCGCCCGCCTTCATCTTCAGCAGCTCCTCCTCCCAGTCCCGTGCCGGGTAGCGCGCGTAGTGGAACTCGCCGGAGACCGGGAACCAGGGGCGGCCGCCGCGCGTGAGGTAGCGGCTGGTCACCTCGATGGGGTCGGGCGCCCCCGGGGCGTCGGCGAAGGGGAGATGGCCGGTCAGGGGCGGTGCGGGGGGCGCGGGGACGCGCAGGAGATGCGGCATCGGGACTTCTCCGGTCCGGGTTGGGGGAGGGCGTCGACTTCGTGCGGGTGCGGGTGCGGTGCGGTGCGGGTGCGGTGGGGCGCGGTCGCTCGTTCCCGTCCCGTTCTCGAGCTGGGGCTTGGGAGCGTTCCCAGACTCAGTGATGTTATCGGTAACATGCCGCGCGTCAAGGGACTTTGGAGCGATGACGGAAGGGCCCCGGAACGCCATGGTCCGCGTCGCCGCCGGACCTCCCGCGGGCCGGGCGACGCCCTCGGAAACACCGGGGCCAAGTGGCGTTCCGCCTGTTCCGGAGGCGTTCACGGCGAGGCCACGCCCGTGTCCCCGCGGCCTGGCTGAGTGGTTCCAGCAAGTGAATCGCTCGGAGGCACCGGAGGGTCGCCCCATGGCCGGAACCGAACCTGTATCCGCCGCCGTCAACCGTCGTCGATTTCTGCTCGCCTCAGGCGCCACGGCAGCGGCCGGCGTCGCCGGAACCAGCGCGGGGACGCTCCTGCCGCGCCAGCGCCGGCACCCCGCCGTCGAGCCCGCCGCACGGAGCGTCGTCCGGCGACCGCCCCGCAGCACCCCGCGGGCGGCGCCGTACGCCGTGACCACCCTGGAGACGACGGCCCGCCTCGGCGGCAGCCCCCACACCGGCACCTATCGACGGCTGGTCTCGGGCCCCGGCTGGCCCCTGGTCGTCCGTAAGGAGCTCGCCACGCCCGGCGCCGGGCGCCAGGACCGGCGCACCCCGCTCGCGTGCTTCGTACAGTTCACCGACCTCCATATCGCCGACGTACAGAACCCGCTGCGCACCGAGTTCCTGCGCTCGCGCGGAGCCTCGTCGTGGCGGGCGCAGGAGGCGCTGACGGTGGCCGGGGCGGTCGCGCTCGTCGAGCAGGTGAACGCGCTCGGCACAGGGCCGAACACGAGGCTGCGCCCCGCCTTCGTGATGACCACGGGCGACAACGTCGACAACAACTCCGCGATCGAGCTGGAGTGGTTCCTGACCGTGATGAACGGCGGCCGGATCACGCCGAACACCGGCGACCCGCGGGCGTACGAAGGCGCCCAGAACTCCGGTCTCCCCCTTTACTGGCACCCCGGGGATCCCCACCTGCGCGATCTGGACAAGCGGCGCGGGCTGCCCCTGATCCCCGGTTTCCTCGACGCGGCCACCCGCCCGATCACCAGCCCGGGGCTGCGCATCCCCTGGTACTCCACGGTCGGCAACCACGACGATCTGCCCGGCGGTTGCCTGTCGCCCGCGCTGAACGACTTCGCCGTCGGCTCCCGCAAACTGCTGTCGGTACCCGCCGCGGACGCGGCCGCCTACGCCAAGGCGCTCGGGTCGGGCGACGATCCGAAGAGCGAGGTGCTCAAGGCGATCCTGACCCGGAACGCGGCCTCGGCACGGACCGTGACCGCCGACGAGCGGCGCCGGCTGTGCACCCCGCACGACTATCTGGCCGCCCATCTCGACCCCGCCCACACCGGTGCCGGTCCGGTCGGCCACGGCTACACCCAGGACAACCTGGACGGCGAGCGGATGTACTACTCCTTCAAGGTGGCCGAGAACGTCCTCGGCATCAGCATCGACACGACGTACCGCAGCGGCCACTACGAGGGTTCACTCGGCAGCGACCAACTCCGCTGGCTGGAAAGGACCCTGGCCGCGCACAGCTCCCGGTCCTACGACACGGACGGCCGGCTCGTCCGCAACACCGGGGCCGACGACGCCCACATCCTGGTCTTCAGTCACCACCACAGCCCCAGCATGACCCGCCGTCCCGACGCCGCCCGCACGGACGAGCCGCGTCACGACGGAGCGGAGGTCATCGCCCTGCTCAGCCGGTTCCCGAACGTGGTGGCCTGGATCAACGGGCACAGCCACGTCAACCGGATCACGCCGCACCCGCACGCGACACCCGCCCGCTCCTTCTGGGAGGTCAACACCGCTTCCCACGTGGACTATCCGCACCACGCCCGGCTGATCGAACTGACCGACAACGGGGACGGGACGGTGTCCCTGTTCACCACCCTCGTCGAGTCCGCCGCGCCGCACCGCACCGCCCCGGACTTCGACGACCTGTCGGCGGTGGGACTCGCCTCCCTGTACCGGGAAGTGGCCTACAACGCTCCCGGCCTTGCCGAGAGCATGAAGGGCGGCGTCCAGGAGGGCTGGGCGGGCGGTGCCGGGGACCGCAACGCGGAACTGGTGGTGGCGGGCGGGCCGGCGGCGGCGTAAACCGTCCTTGCCGTGATTCCTTCGGTTGTTGTCGGGGTGCCGGCGGTTCCTGTTCATTTCATTGACACGAGTCACCGGCGGTCATAGTTTTCGCGCCGTACCCGTGCTGTGTGACGGCGTGTCATGTTCGGGCTGGGGCCTGGTGTGTTCAAGGGCCGAACGCGGGCGTTGTCGTTGGTGCGCGTACCTGCGGTTCACGACGACGTGCCCGCGCACCGAAGGAGTGACGGCTCATGTCCCACACCTTTTCCCGGCGTTCGACCCTGCGTCTGCTGGGCGGCGCCATCGCGGTCGCCGCGGCGGCCACCACCGCCACCGGCTCCGTTCCGCTCGCCCGGGCGGAGTCCAGATCCGGCGCCGGCCCTCACGTAGAGGGTTTGATAGTCAAACTCACTCTCGATGAGAAGATCTCCCTGCTGCACGGCGCCACCGACCCCGCCTCGCTCGGCCAGGCCGGGTACACGCCCGGAGTACCCCGCCTCGGTATCCCCCCGCTCCGTCTCGCCGACGGCCCCGCCGGAGTCCGCGTCACCCGGCACGCCACCGCCCTGCCCGCCCCGGTGCTTCTCGCCTCCGCCTTCGACCCCGGCCTGGCCCGCCGCTACGGGCAGGTCATCGGACGCGAGGGCCGCGCCCTCGGCCAGGACGTGCTGCTCTCCCCGATGGTCAACCTCATCCGCACCCCGTACGCGGGCCGCAACTTCGAGACGTTCAGCGAGGACCCGCTGCTCGCCGGCGACCTGGTCGCGGCCGAGATCCGCGGCATCCAGGGCGAGGGCCTCATCGCGACCGTCAAGCACTTCGCGCTGAACAACCAGGAGCAGGACCGCATGTCCATCGACGTGCGGGTCGACGAGCAGACCATGCACGAGGTCGAACTGCGCGGCTTCGAGGCGGCCGTCGCCGCCCGCACCGGCGCGGTCATGGGCGCGTACAACAAGGTCAACGGCACCTTCGCCTGCGAGAACAAGTCGCTCCTCACCGACATCCTGCGCGAGCAGTGGGGCTTCGGCGGCTGGGTGATGACCGACTGGTTCGCGGCCCACAGCACCGTCACCGCCCTCACCGCGGGCCTCGACATGGAGATGCCGGACGGTACGTACTTCGGGGCCGCCCTGAAGACGGCCGTGCAGAGCGGCGCCGTGGCCGAGTCCTACGTCGACCGGGCCGTACGCCGCGTCCTCGCCGTGATGGACCGCTTCGGGCTGCTCGACGGCAGCGTTCCGCCCCGTCCCGCCCGCGACCCGAAGGCGGGCGCGGCCGTCGCCCTGGAGGTCGCCGAGGCGGGCGCGACGCTCCTGCGCAACAAGCGCCACGCACTGCCCCTGACCGGCGCCGCCGCCCGCAGCATCGCCGTCGTCGGCCCCACCGGCTCCCTGCCGTTCGTCAGCGGCGGCGGCAGCGCGCACGTCGTCCCGGACCAGGCCGACAGCCCGCTCGACGCCATCCGCTCCCGCGCGGGAGGGGGCGCCCGAGTGTCGTACGCGCTCGGCGAGGACCTCTTCGGCAAGGCCATCCCGAGCGCGGCGCTGACCTCGGGCATCGACACCGAGGGCCAGAACGTCCCCGCCGGAGGTGCCTGGACGTACACGGGGACGCTCACCGTCGCGGACGCCGACGAGTGGACCTTCGTCATCCACTACTCCGGCATCCGGCCCACGGTGCTCGTCGGCGGCGTCGAACTCTTCCCGCCGCTGCCCGGCTACGGCGAGTACTTCAGCGGCGGTCTGGTCTCCGCGGCGCCCGACGGACTCGCCGTCCGCCGCAAGGCCCTCGACCTCGCGAAGGGCAAGCACCAGGTCTCCATCACCGCCCAGGGCGCCGACACGGGACAACTCTTCCGGCTGCGGCGAGTCACCGGGGCGACCCGCGCCCAGGACGTCGCCGAGGCGGTGGACGCCGCGCGCGCCGCCCACAGCGTCGTCCTCTTCGCCTACGAGGACGCCACCGAGGGCCTGGACCGCGGCACCCTCGCACTGCCCGGCAACCAGGAGCAGCTGATCAAGGCCGTCGCGGCGGCCAACCCCCGGACGGCCGTCGTCCTCAACACCTCCTCCTCGACCTCGATGCCCTGGCTGGACGGCACGGCCGCCGTGCTCCAGATGTACTACCCGGGCCAGGAGGGCGCGGCCGCCACCGCCGCCGTCCTGTTCGGCGACTGCGATCCCGGCGGCCGGCTCACCCAGTCCTTCGCGGTCGACGACGCCCACCACCCGGTCGCCGGCGACCCGCACCGCTACCCCGGCGTGAACGGCACCGAGGAGTACTCGGAGGGGATCCACGTCGGCTACCGCTGGTACGACGCGCAGGGCGTGCGCCCGCTGTTCCCCTTCGGGCACGGACTCTCGTACACCTCGTTCGCGTACGAGGACCTGCGGGTCCGGGGGAGCGAGGTCGGTTTCACCGTGCGCAACACCGGGCGGCGCGACGGCGTCGAGGTGGCGCAGGTCTACCTGGGGCCGTCGCCCGATCTCCGGCTCGACCAGGCCGTACGGGTGCTGGCCGGGTACCGGCGACTCGCGCTGCGGTCGGGGGAGCGGCGACGGGTGACGGTGCGCCTCGACCGGCGCACGCTGTCGTCCTGGGACGCCGGGCGGCACGACTGGGTCCTCGGCACCGGGCGGCGCGCGGTGTGGGTGGGGTCGTCGTCGCGGGACCTGCGGCTGCGCGGCGGCGTGGAGGTGGGCGCGTGAACAGGGGGCGGATCGTCCGATCCGGCCGCCTGCGCACGCTGCTGGCGGGGGCGACGGTCTTCGCCGCCGCGCTCGTCGCCCCGGCCCCGGCCCTTGCCGTCCCGGCCCCGGCGCACGCCGCGCAGGACCCGGCCGTCG is a window of Streptomyces mirabilis DNA encoding:
- a CDS encoding beta-glucosidase family protein codes for the protein MSHTFSRRSTLRLLGGAIAVAAAATTATGSVPLARAESRSGAGPHVEGLIVKLTLDEKISLLHGATDPASLGQAGYTPGVPRLGIPPLRLADGPAGVRVTRHATALPAPVLLASAFDPGLARRYGQVIGREGRALGQDVLLSPMVNLIRTPYAGRNFETFSEDPLLAGDLVAAEIRGIQGEGLIATVKHFALNNQEQDRMSIDVRVDEQTMHEVELRGFEAAVAARTGAVMGAYNKVNGTFACENKSLLTDILREQWGFGGWVMTDWFAAHSTVTALTAGLDMEMPDGTYFGAALKTAVQSGAVAESYVDRAVRRVLAVMDRFGLLDGSVPPRPARDPKAGAAVALEVAEAGATLLRNKRHALPLTGAAARSIAVVGPTGSLPFVSGGGSAHVVPDQADSPLDAIRSRAGGGARVSYALGEDLFGKAIPSAALTSGIDTEGQNVPAGGAWTYTGTLTVADADEWTFVIHYSGIRPTVLVGGVELFPPLPGYGEYFSGGLVSAAPDGLAVRRKALDLAKGKHQVSITAQGADTGQLFRLRRVTGATRAQDVAEAVDAARAAHSVVLFAYEDATEGLDRGTLALPGNQEQLIKAVAAANPRTAVVLNTSSSTSMPWLDGTAAVLQMYYPGQEGAAATAAVLFGDCDPGGRLTQSFAVDDAHHPVAGDPHRYPGVNGTEEYSEGIHVGYRWYDAQGVRPLFPFGHGLSYTSFAYEDLRVRGSEVGFTVRNTGRRDGVEVAQVYLGPSPDLRLDQAVRVLAGYRRLALRSGERRRVTVRLDRRTLSSWDAGRHDWVLGTGRRAVWVGSSSRDLRLRGGVEVGA
- a CDS encoding TIGR03767 family metallophosphoesterase is translated as MAGTEPVSAAVNRRRFLLASGATAAAGVAGTSAGTLLPRQRRHPAVEPAARSVVRRPPRSTPRAAPYAVTTLETTARLGGSPHTGTYRRLVSGPGWPLVVRKELATPGAGRQDRRTPLACFVQFTDLHIADVQNPLRTEFLRSRGASSWRAQEALTVAGAVALVEQVNALGTGPNTRLRPAFVMTTGDNVDNNSAIELEWFLTVMNGGRITPNTGDPRAYEGAQNSGLPLYWHPGDPHLRDLDKRRGLPLIPGFLDAATRPITSPGLRIPWYSTVGNHDDLPGGCLSPALNDFAVGSRKLLSVPAADAAAYAKALGSGDDPKSEVLKAILTRNAASARTVTADERRRLCTPHDYLAAHLDPAHTGAGPVGHGYTQDNLDGERMYYSFKVAENVLGISIDTTYRSGHYEGSLGSDQLRWLERTLAAHSSRSYDTDGRLVRNTGADDAHILVFSHHHSPSMTRRPDAARTDEPRHDGAEVIALLSRFPNVVAWINGHSHVNRITPHPHATPARSFWEVNTASHVDYPHHARLIELTDNGDGTVSLFTTLVESAAPHRTAPDFDDLSAVGLASLYREVAYNAPGLAESMKGGVQEGWAGGAGDRNAELVVAGGPAAA
- a CDS encoding beta-galactosidase, whose translation is MPHLLRVPAPPAPPLTGHLPFADAPGAPDPIEVTSRYLTRGGRPWFPVSGEFHYARYPARDWEEELLKMKAGGVTVVASYVVWIHHEEIEGRVRFDGDRDLRRFAELCARHGLDFIPRIGPWCHAEVRNGGFPDWLLARTRAPRTDDPAYLEPVRGWFTAIAEQLRGLDRAHDGPIVAIQIENELYDRPGHLLTLKRMAQEAGLRAPLWTSTAWGGVQLPPDELLPLYGGYTETFWTEADGGWPDTCRKHFFFTHQRDDEGIGADLRPTTVRGGDPALTDRFPWATCELGGGVAVAYHRRPRVEPDDIGALGLTKIGCGSVWQGYYMFHGGTNPAGELTALQESHATGYPNDLPVLTYDFQAPLGEYGQVRPSYHALRLQHLLLADFGDLIAPMESVLPERQPASQSDRDTLRWAVRGDGTSGFLFVNNHQPHEPLPAHPATTFTVDFPDAPALTLPSAPITVPTGAYFCWPLRLNVAGLRLDWATAQPVCRVQDDGRTVLVLAATDGIPVELALDAGTVASVDTPSGAVDKADGRVLITGLRPGTDALVQVRTADGNDMGLLVLDATTARTAYRGTAWGAERLVLSPDSVVFDQDELRVHSSASRPSFAVLPTPARPLTVAGAPLSATADGVFTRWTTEEWADGDIAPAATLVRPAGPPPTTATGPLGRASAPADEHFAASAAEYHVKLPDDLPHRPSGTVLRVHWTGDVARAYVGDTLVADQFFSGRVWDIGLDRLPAAAPRNHGLRLLLLPLAANAPVYLPERAGDVTGRAAVWRVEWGTSRAWAVRAG